One Ignavibacterium sp. DNA segment encodes these proteins:
- the cas6 gene encoding CRISPR-associated endoribonuclease Cas6, producing the protein MRLVLHLDVSLNSAIPLNYNYQLSSAIYNLLQLGSPEFSQFLHNTGYSIDGKKFKLFSFALRFEKAQVKENYLISNSNKSTLYISSPLIDPFIKNFVVGTFENKVIQITDKQRIIDFRILTAEVIPEPVFTNKMKFILLSPMVLSTVRQFDGKIKTYYLRPEDIDEINRVLTKNLLNKKGLLSRNQVMDEYCKIQWDQDYLIKNKRITKKITINEHGKFPIDVIGIQAPFLIEGDPELIKTGYECGFGEKNSMGFGMAEVIKN; encoded by the coding sequence GTGAGATTAGTGTTGCATTTAGATGTTAGTTTAAACAGTGCAATACCATTAAACTACAACTATCAGTTAAGTTCAGCTATTTATAATTTACTTCAGCTTGGTTCGCCTGAATTTTCTCAATTCCTGCATAATACAGGATATAGTATTGATGGGAAAAAGTTTAAGCTATTTTCTTTTGCCCTCCGTTTTGAGAAAGCACAGGTTAAAGAGAATTACCTTATCTCAAATTCTAACAAGAGTACACTTTACATTTCGTCACCATTGATTGATCCTTTTATTAAGAACTTTGTTGTTGGTACGTTTGAAAATAAAGTAATTCAAATTACTGATAAACAGAGAATAATTGATTTCAGAATTCTAACCGCAGAAGTAATACCTGAACCTGTTTTTACAAATAAAATGAAATTTATTTTACTTTCTCCTATGGTACTATCAACAGTAAGACAGTTTGATGGGAAAATAAAAACATATTATTTAAGACCTGAGGATATAGATGAGATTAATAGAGTGTTAACCAAAAATCTCTTAAATAAAAAGGGATTATTGAGTCGGAATCAAGTGATGGATGAATACTGTAAAATTCAGTGGGACCAAGATTATCTGATTAAAAATAAGAGAATAACTAAAAAGATTACAATAAACGAACACGGTAAATTTCCTATTGATGTAATCGGGATACAAGCACCATTTTTAATTGAAGGTGATCCGGAATTAATTAAAACCGGATATGAATGTGGATTTGGTGAGAAAAATAGTATGGGATTTGGAATGGCTGAAGTAATTAAAAATTAA
- a CDS encoding outer membrane beta-barrel protein — MKNLFIPLLLTVLFVSLITSQTNAQITFQIGAGAGYSLPSGDYGGTAIDFYNGTKYGMSSGYNFHGKVRLGLLFINAFGEINYSTFSGDGEIITGNNNSTVDVTNKILSLRLGPEFKFDIPLSPITPYFDAFLSLNTLSGTVQFKSAPNGLPSNEKNIESASRIGIGGGGGVLFSLGGLKLDLNIQYHLMNLAGKKFDGDATKNERLESYTFINDDKDPAALLGSTAHIISDSRSINAIEFKLTVLFGL, encoded by the coding sequence ATGAAAAATTTATTTATTCCCTTATTACTGACTGTCCTGTTTGTTTCTCTGATTACAAGTCAAACAAATGCTCAGATTACTTTTCAAATTGGGGCTGGTGCTGGTTATTCGCTCCCTTCAGGTGATTATGGAGGAACTGCAATTGATTTTTATAACGGCACAAAATACGGAATGAGTTCCGGATACAATTTTCACGGTAAAGTTCGCTTAGGTTTATTATTCATCAATGCATTCGGAGAAATCAATTATTCAACTTTTTCCGGTGATGGCGAGATTATAACAGGAAATAATAATAGTACTGTTGATGTTACTAATAAAATTCTTTCTCTCAGACTTGGACCGGAATTTAAATTTGACATACCGCTTTCACCAATAACACCATACTTTGATGCATTTTTATCATTAAATACATTAAGTGGAACGGTACAATTTAAGAGTGCACCAAATGGGTTACCAAGTAATGAAAAAAATATTGAATCTGCAAGCAGAATCGGAATCGGCGGAGGCGGAGGCGTTTTGTTTAGTCTTGGCGGATTAAAACTTGATTTAAACATTCAGTATCATTTAATGAATCTTGCAGGAAAAAAGTTCGATGGTGATGCAACAAAGAATGAAAGGCTTGAATCTTATACTTTTATAAATGATGATAAAGATCCTGCTGCTTTGCTCGGCAGTACTGCACATATTATTTCTGATTCGCGTTCAATTAATGCAATTGAGTTTAAGTTAACAGTGCTTTTTGGTTTATAA
- a CDS encoding TerC family protein: MEWITDPQSLIALLTLTLLEIVLGIDNIIFISILSGKLPHDEQKKARLVGLSLAMITRILLLFSISLIVKLTEPLFTVFELGISGRDLILILGGLFLLAKSTMEIHSKLEGQEEHHQVKAKVSFVSVIIQILLLDIVFSLDSVITAIGMANELAVMVIAVIIAVIFMMFFSGSISDFVEKHPTIKILALSFLLLIGFSLIVEGLHQHIPKGYIYFAMAFSVFVEMLNLKMRKAKRNPIKLRKQMSE, translated from the coding sequence ATGGAATGGATTACTGATCCTCAATCGTTAATAGCTCTGCTTACTTTAACATTGCTTGAAATTGTTCTTGGAATAGATAATATAATTTTTATCTCCATTTTATCCGGTAAACTCCCGCACGATGAGCAAAAGAAAGCAAGGTTAGTTGGTCTATCACTTGCGATGATCACAAGAATTTTGTTACTGTTCTCTATCTCGCTGATTGTAAAACTTACAGAACCATTATTTACAGTTTTTGAATTAGGCATATCCGGCAGGGATTTGATTCTAATTCTTGGTGGATTGTTTCTTCTAGCCAAAAGTACAATGGAAATTCATTCCAAGTTAGAAGGACAGGAAGAACACCACCAGGTGAAAGCTAAAGTTTCTTTTGTAAGTGTTATAATCCAAATCCTTTTACTTGATATAGTATTTTCACTGGATTCAGTAATAACAGCAATCGGTATGGCAAATGAACTTGCTGTTATGGTCATTGCGGTAATTATTGCAGTAATTTTTATGATGTTCTTTTCAGGTTCGATTAGTGATTTTGTTGAGAAGCATCCGACAATTAAAATTCTTGCTCTAAGCTTTTTATTGTTAATTGGATTTTCACTCATTGTAGAAGGATTACATCAGCACATTCCAAAAGGATATATTTACTTTGCAATGGCATTCAGTGTTTTTGTTGAGATGTTAAACCTTAAGATGCGGAAGGCGAAAAGAAATCCAATTAAATTGAGAAAGCAAATGTCTGAATAG